From Priestia aryabhattai, one genomic window encodes:
- a CDS encoding NAD(P)H-dependent flavin oxidoreductase, producing MKTRVTDLLGIQYPIVQGGLAYLAYAELAAAVSNAGGLGQITAMTLRTPEKLRAEIKKVRSLTARPFGVNFAVGGQTEGSYKELLDVAVEEGAPVVSITGANPAPIFERLKGTGIKTLVLVANVRQAQKAEKLGADAVMAVGQEAGGHIGREDLGTMVLIPRVAAAVSIPVLASGGIGNGQGLLAALSLGAEGIEMGTRFIATKECVDAHDAYKQAIVEAKETDTVVIKRSFGAPGRVLKSDYTLDIIEREQQGERYEELKDVISGGANCRYIYENKVDEGFGWAGQVVGLIERIPTVQELFDSMIEEAQAGSKRLLSIVEKE from the coding sequence ATGAAAACACGGGTAACAGATTTGTTAGGAATTCAATATCCAATTGTACAAGGAGGTCTGGCGTATTTAGCGTACGCAGAGCTCGCTGCTGCTGTCTCAAATGCAGGAGGGCTTGGACAAATTACAGCTATGACGCTCCGAACACCTGAGAAACTTCGAGCTGAAATTAAGAAAGTACGTTCTTTAACTGCGCGTCCTTTTGGCGTTAATTTTGCCGTTGGTGGTCAAACAGAAGGTTCTTATAAAGAACTTCTCGACGTAGCAGTGGAAGAAGGTGCTCCGGTTGTCTCCATAACAGGAGCAAACCCTGCACCTATTTTTGAGAGATTAAAAGGAACGGGAATTAAAACGCTCGTGCTGGTAGCCAACGTTCGTCAAGCTCAAAAAGCTGAGAAGTTAGGAGCAGATGCCGTTATGGCAGTGGGGCAAGAAGCCGGAGGACATATCGGACGTGAGGATCTCGGCACAATGGTGTTAATTCCTCGAGTAGCTGCAGCTGTGTCAATTCCGGTACTTGCAAGCGGAGGAATTGGAAACGGACAAGGATTATTGGCAGCGTTATCATTAGGCGCTGAAGGTATTGAAATGGGAACACGTTTTATTGCGACAAAAGAATGTGTAGATGCTCATGATGCGTATAAACAAGCTATTGTAGAAGCAAAAGAAACCGATACTGTGGTTATTAAACGTTCGTTCGGAGCACCTGGGCGTGTATTAAAGTCTGACTATACTCTTGACATTATTGAACGTGAACAACAAGGTGAGAGGTACGAAGAGTTAAAAGACGTCATTAGCGGAGGGGCAAACTGCCGGTATATTTATGAAAATAAAGTTGATGAAGGCTTTGGATGGGCAGGTCAAGTCGTTGGACTGATTGAGCGTATCCCAACGGTGCAAGAGCTGTTTGACAGTATGATAGAAGAAGCGCAAGCCGGTTCTAAACGACTGCTGAGCATCGTAGAAAAAGAGTAG
- a CDS encoding catalase — MTKKHPVNEKSKQEQLEQFKTDDRNQALTTNQGLKLSEDEFSLKAGERGPTLMEDFHFREKMTHFDHERIPERIVHARGFAAHGEFELYDSLSEYTKAKFLQNPSVKTPVFVRFSTVAGSKGSAETVRDARGFATKFYTEEGNYDLVGNNIPVFFIQDAIKFPDLIHAVKPEPHNEMPQAASAHDTFWDFVANNQESAHMVMWSMSDRAIPRSLRMMEGFGVHTFRLVNAEGKAHFVKFHWKPVLGTHSLVWDEAQTISGKDPDFHRRDLWESIENGYYPEYELGIQIIAEEDEFKFDFDILDPTKLWPEEDIPVKLVGKMTLNRNVDNVFAETEQVAFHPGHVVPGIDFSNDPLLQGRLFSYTDTQLIRLGGPNFHELPINRPICPFHNNQRDGYGRQTINKGPVSYHRNSLVANTPAPVPESEGGYAHYQEKVEGRKVRSRSESFKDHFSQATLFWNSMSDPEKEHIISAFSFELGKVKSKSVQQQVVDMFANVSTVLAKKIAQAIGATPPSGEDAPVTKSSPALSQEQTIKKPNTRKVAVIVANDFNSDLPQVLNSLKQQGIQPEIVNTTLQNVKGTDGSELEVQHTFLTTDSVLFDAVYVVGSSSTDEKFRKEALTFAQEAFEHFKPIGATDEGVKWLQAAGLDSSPGVVTGDSTHFTDEFIEAISAHRHWNRHVI, encoded by the coding sequence ATGACAAAAAAGCACCCTGTAAATGAAAAAAGCAAGCAAGAACAGCTCGAGCAGTTTAAAACAGATGATAGAAACCAAGCGCTCACAACCAATCAAGGGTTAAAGCTTTCCGAAGATGAATTTTCTTTAAAAGCAGGTGAACGTGGCCCAACCCTTATGGAAGACTTTCATTTTCGTGAAAAAATGACGCATTTTGACCATGAACGCATTCCAGAACGCATCGTTCACGCACGCGGCTTCGCTGCTCACGGAGAATTTGAGCTGTATGACTCTCTCAGTGAATATACAAAAGCTAAATTTTTACAGAACCCGTCTGTAAAAACGCCTGTATTTGTCCGTTTCTCTACTGTAGCAGGTTCTAAAGGTTCAGCTGAAACAGTGCGCGACGCACGTGGTTTTGCAACAAAATTTTATACGGAGGAAGGAAACTATGACTTAGTTGGCAATAACATTCCCGTGTTCTTCATCCAAGATGCGATTAAATTCCCGGATTTAATTCACGCTGTTAAGCCTGAGCCACATAACGAAATGCCGCAGGCGGCTTCAGCACATGATACGTTTTGGGATTTTGTCGCCAATAACCAAGAGTCTGCTCACATGGTCATGTGGTCAATGTCAGACCGTGCAATTCCTCGCAGCTTGCGTATGATGGAAGGCTTCGGCGTACATACTTTTCGCTTAGTTAATGCAGAAGGAAAAGCTCATTTTGTCAAATTCCATTGGAAGCCTGTGCTCGGAACGCATTCCCTTGTTTGGGACGAAGCTCAAACAATTTCTGGGAAAGACCCTGATTTTCATCGCCGCGATTTATGGGAGTCGATTGAAAACGGATACTATCCTGAATATGAGCTAGGCATTCAAATCATAGCTGAGGAAGATGAATTTAAGTTCGACTTTGACATTCTCGATCCAACTAAGCTTTGGCCAGAAGAAGACATTCCCGTCAAATTGGTTGGAAAAATGACCTTAAATCGAAATGTAGACAACGTATTTGCCGAAACAGAACAAGTCGCATTTCATCCGGGGCATGTGGTACCGGGAATTGATTTCTCTAACGATCCTCTGCTGCAAGGAAGATTGTTTTCATACACGGATACCCAGCTTATTCGTCTGGGCGGTCCGAATTTTCACGAACTTCCAATCAACCGTCCTATATGCCCGTTTCATAATAACCAACGAGACGGTTACGGACGCCAAACGATTAACAAAGGACCTGTCAGCTATCACAGAAACTCTCTTGTAGCCAACACGCCTGCTCCTGTCCCTGAGTCAGAGGGCGGTTATGCTCACTATCAAGAAAAAGTGGAAGGAAGAAAAGTTCGAAGCCGCAGCGAAAGTTTTAAAGACCACTTTTCACAGGCAACGCTATTTTGGAATAGCATGAGCGACCCTGAAAAAGAGCATATTATCAGTGCCTTCAGCTTTGAACTTGGAAAAGTGAAAAGCAAGTCTGTTCAGCAGCAGGTCGTCGATATGTTTGCCAACGTCAGTACAGTGCTAGCTAAAAAAATAGCACAAGCGATTGGTGCGACGCCTCCATCAGGAGAAGACGCGCCCGTGACCAAGTCGTCTCCGGCTCTTAGTCAGGAACAGACGATTAAAAAGCCGAATACGCGTAAAGTAGCTGTCATTGTAGCTAATGACTTTAACAGTGACCTACCACAAGTGTTAAACAGTTTAAAACAACAGGGCATTCAGCCTGAAATTGTAAACACAACGCTTCAAAACGTAAAAGGAACAGACGGCTCAGAACTTGAAGTACAGCACACGTTTTTAACAACTGATTCTGTCTTATTCGATGCGGTTTATGTTGTCGGAAGTTCGTCAACTGATGAGAAGTTTCGTAAAGAAGCACTGACGTTTGCTCAAGAAGCATTCGAGCATTTCAAACCGATTGGCGCGACAGATGAAGGTGTTAAGTGGCTGCAAGCTGCTGGATTAGACAGTAGTCCCGGTGTCGTAACTGGAGATTCTACACACTTTACAGATGAATTTATTGAAGCTATTTCAGCTCACCGTCACTGGAATCGTCACGTTATATAA
- a CDS encoding GNAT family N-acetyltransferase, which yields MIVREAREEERPSIETVTIAAYEQYATVKSEANWKRYREGILHTLSEENKFERIVAEIDGEMAGSVLFYPPNTDVYGGLLKPFPWAEIRLLAVAPSYRRKGVANALLEACEKKSRKLGCSYLGLHTDNSMEHAIKLYTKRGYVRFPDNDFYPVKDLHVMAFRKSVK from the coding sequence TTGATCGTTCGAGAAGCTAGAGAAGAAGAAAGACCATCTATTGAAACAGTGACGATTGCTGCTTATGAGCAATATGCAACCGTAAAATCAGAAGCAAACTGGAAGAGGTATCGAGAAGGAATTCTACATACCCTGAGTGAAGAGAATAAATTTGAGCGCATTGTAGCTGAAATCGATGGAGAAATGGCAGGAAGCGTTTTGTTTTACCCGCCGAATACCGATGTATATGGCGGGTTGTTAAAGCCATTTCCGTGGGCTGAAATTCGTCTGCTGGCAGTTGCTCCGTCTTATCGCCGAAAAGGAGTCGCCAATGCGCTTCTTGAAGCGTGTGAAAAAAAATCTCGGAAACTAGGATGTTCTTATTTAGGTTTGCACACAGATAACTCAATGGAACATGCCATTAAGCTGTACACTAAAAGAGGTTACGTCCGCTTCCCAGATAACGATTTTTATCCGGTAAAAGATTTGCACGTCATGGCATTTAGAAAATCAGTTAAATAA
- a CDS encoding MurR/RpiR family transcriptional regulator: MENVYKHIAERMSSMSKSHVKIAEFILENRHTVPFFTIDKLAKMTEVSDATVVRFATSLGFKGYPHLQQALQSSVQQQLTTTERLKMSKDVYDDNDQGVYDVFLDDSANIRATLENLDMKAFKSAVEALVKAKSVYIIANRSAVSLGTFLQYYLQFLLGKVELLHSIETVSERLYDLGKEDVVIGISFSRYTKSTVQVFSYAHQKQATTIAITDHLLSPLIPYADIPLTASSQMPTFIDSFVAPLSLINALLVSISKEKEIDFQEKLEVLENVWDQFNVFHK; encoded by the coding sequence ATGGAAAATGTATATAAACATATAGCGGAACGCATGTCTTCGATGAGCAAATCTCATGTGAAAATAGCGGAATTTATTTTAGAAAATCGCCACACTGTTCCTTTTTTTACCATAGATAAATTAGCTAAAATGACGGAAGTAAGCGATGCGACGGTTGTTCGTTTTGCTACATCACTAGGGTTTAAAGGATATCCTCATTTGCAGCAAGCGCTGCAAAGTTCTGTTCAGCAGCAGTTAACGACAACAGAGCGCTTAAAGATGTCTAAGGATGTTTATGACGATAACGATCAAGGCGTGTATGATGTTTTTTTAGATGATAGTGCAAATATACGGGCGACGTTAGAAAATTTAGATATGAAAGCATTTAAAAGTGCAGTAGAAGCATTAGTAAAGGCAAAAAGTGTCTATATTATTGCCAATCGAAGCGCTGTTTCGCTCGGGACGTTTCTTCAGTATTATCTTCAGTTCCTTTTAGGAAAAGTAGAGCTGCTCCATTCTATCGAAACAGTTTCTGAACGTTTATACGACCTAGGAAAAGAAGACGTTGTGATTGGGATCAGCTTTTCAAGATATACCAAAAGTACGGTGCAAGTATTTTCTTATGCGCATCAAAAGCAAGCTACGACAATTGCGATTACAGACCATTTATTATCACCGCTTATTCCGTATGCGGATATTCCTTTAACCGCATCTAGTCAAATGCCGACGTTTATTGACTCTTTTGTAGCGCCTCTTAGCTTAATCAATGCTTTATTAGTTTCCATCAGCAAAGAAAAAGAAATCGATTTTCAAGAGAAGCTGGAAGTATTGGAGAACGTTTGGGATCAATTTAATGTGTTTCATAAATGA
- a CDS encoding aspartate aminotransferase family protein, giving the protein MQTKNKQGFSNRTATSLELFEKACEVIPGGVTANIKYFDPHPLMMEKGNGSKLYDVDGNEYIDYLLCYGALILGHGHPAVFNAVTEQMKESGTTIFGTPHKLETTMAEKLIELYPGIEMVRYTNSGLEATLLAIRTAVAYTGKQKIAKFEGHYHGGYDQVLVSVNPIVEQAGNAKKPQAVGESKGLPDYYLHNTVVLPFNDVEATERILRAHADELAGVILEPVQGGFIPAEQSFMEGLRKLTEELGIVLIFDEVKTGFRLSLGGAQKAYNIKPDITALGKVLGGGFPVGAIGGKKEIMMISSAKGGRDILTAGESEGQDSLYHSGTYNGHPIVLAAGLATISVLEEDGVMEGLFAQTTSLRNQLEEVYKKHGINMQTVGMGSIFNIILSNQEIKNYRDMSKVDMTLRKTIDYELLNLGIYTKPLNRYSMSVVHTDEDIKRTVHAHNEALKRIKK; this is encoded by the coding sequence ATGCAAACGAAAAATAAACAAGGATTTTCAAATCGAACAGCTACTTCACTCGAGCTTTTTGAAAAAGCATGCGAAGTAATTCCAGGAGGAGTTACCGCAAATATCAAATATTTTGACCCTCATCCTTTGATGATGGAAAAAGGGAACGGAAGCAAATTGTATGATGTAGATGGGAATGAATATATTGATTATTTGCTTTGCTACGGTGCATTAATTTTAGGGCATGGCCATCCCGCTGTTTTTAATGCAGTGACAGAACAAATGAAAGAGTCAGGTACAACCATTTTTGGCACGCCTCATAAGCTAGAAACCACGATGGCGGAAAAATTAATTGAACTATATCCAGGCATTGAAATGGTGAGGTACACAAACTCGGGGCTCGAAGCGACGCTACTTGCCATTCGTACAGCTGTTGCTTATACAGGAAAGCAGAAAATTGCTAAGTTTGAAGGACACTACCACGGAGGGTATGATCAAGTGCTAGTTAGTGTGAATCCAATTGTTGAACAAGCAGGAAATGCAAAAAAACCTCAAGCTGTTGGAGAATCAAAAGGATTGCCTGACTATTATTTACACAACACCGTTGTTTTGCCATTTAACGACGTAGAAGCAACTGAAAGAATTTTGCGGGCGCACGCTGATGAATTAGCAGGGGTCATTTTAGAGCCTGTTCAAGGCGGTTTTATTCCAGCTGAACAATCATTTATGGAAGGCTTGCGCAAACTTACTGAAGAGTTGGGGATTGTACTAATTTTTGATGAAGTAAAAACAGGGTTTCGTCTATCTCTTGGAGGAGCTCAAAAGGCGTATAATATCAAACCTGACATTACAGCTTTAGGAAAAGTGCTTGGAGGAGGCTTTCCGGTCGGAGCAATTGGAGGCAAAAAAGAAATAATGATGATTAGCTCAGCCAAAGGAGGCCGTGATATTTTAACAGCCGGAGAGAGTGAGGGGCAAGATTCTCTTTACCACAGCGGAACATATAACGGTCATCCAATCGTTCTTGCAGCAGGATTGGCAACCATCAGTGTTTTGGAAGAAGACGGTGTCATGGAGGGGCTGTTTGCTCAAACTACATCATTAAGAAATCAGTTAGAAGAAGTATATAAAAAACATGGAATCAATATGCAAACAGTGGGCATGGGAAGTATTTTTAATATTATTCTATCAAATCAAGAAATTAAAAATTACCGTGATATGAGCAAGGTGGATATGACGCTGCGCAAGACAATTGATTATGAACTGTTAAATTTGGGTATTTACACAAAACCATTAAATCGCTATTCGATGTCTGTTGTCCATACGGATGAAGACATCAAACGTACGGTACACGCGCATAATGAAGCGTTAAAGCGTATTAAAAAGTAA
- a CDS encoding YitT family protein, protein MYKKLIAIGIGSVFVSIGINVFILPLQLVTGGITGISLIINYLLGYKVGVMIFCLNLPIYLLALGFNRSYFLNAIYGMVLSAVMIDLLFPLHGIFHLPIIISACLGGVFNGIGTGIMLRQHASQGGVDLFSLILAKWLSLNPGIIILVLDASIIISGILLLQNETAIYSLFIVVCSGIVTSLITSFKRIIVYV, encoded by the coding sequence ATGTACAAAAAATTGATTGCAATTGGAATCGGCAGTGTATTTGTTAGTATTGGAATTAACGTTTTTATTCTTCCGCTTCAGCTTGTAACAGGAGGCATTACGGGAATCAGCTTAATCATTAATTATTTGCTGGGATATAAAGTAGGCGTTATGATTTTCTGCTTAAACCTTCCCATTTATCTTCTGGCACTAGGTTTTAACCGCTCTTATTTTTTAAATGCTATCTATGGCATGGTTCTCTCAGCCGTTATGATTGATTTGCTGTTTCCGCTTCACGGGATTTTTCACCTTCCCATTATCATCAGCGCTTGCCTTGGAGGTGTTTTTAACGGAATCGGAACCGGCATCATGCTTCGGCAGCACGCAAGTCAAGGCGGAGTCGACTTATTTTCTCTGATACTTGCGAAATGGTTATCTTTAAACCCCGGCATTATCATTTTAGTGCTTGACGCATCTATTATTATTTCAGGTATTTTACTGCTTCAAAACGAAACAGCTATTTATTCATTATTCATTGTTGTATGCTCGGGCATCGTGACCAGTTTAATTACGTCATTCAAACGCATCATCGTCTATGTATAA
- a CDS encoding LCP family protein, protein MKKKAGDRNVERTRRKRRRRIRWGRVFFALLFLFIIVGSIYSYWQYKQGLSMASDGEFADDGTTFEQFQGSLPNNGEVNMLLLGSDSRGEKHSRTDSILIAHYDSRSKHPKIVSLMRDMYVDIPGHGKQKLNAAYAFGGPELLRQTIKQNFDIDINYYAVVDFEGFSKIVDTIAPDGIEVTVPHDMSSGIGMTLHKGTQVLHGEQLLGYVRFRHDNMSDFGRVQRQQEVVLKLKDEVASLNSVFKIPKLLGVMDPYIDTNLDTKSMMLLAKDAVTGNMKDVQSLRLPLDGSFENKTYSGVGMVLDIDLDKNKEALQEFLNEK, encoded by the coding sequence TTGAAAAAGAAAGCTGGTGACAGAAACGTGGAGCGAACAAGACGCAAAAGAAGAAGAAGAATTCGATGGGGCAGAGTGTTCTTTGCTTTGTTGTTCCTTTTTATTATCGTTGGGAGCATATACAGCTACTGGCAATATAAGCAAGGACTATCGATGGCAAGCGATGGTGAATTTGCTGATGACGGTACGACCTTTGAGCAGTTTCAAGGCAGTCTCCCAAATAATGGAGAAGTAAATATGCTGCTGTTAGGAAGTGACTCACGCGGGGAAAAGCATTCTCGTACAGACTCTATCTTAATTGCTCACTACGATTCTAGAAGCAAACACCCGAAAATTGTTTCACTTATGAGGGATATGTATGTGGATATTCCAGGACACGGCAAGCAAAAACTGAATGCTGCTTACGCGTTCGGAGGTCCTGAGCTGCTGCGTCAAACAATTAAACAAAATTTTGATATCGACATTAACTATTATGCAGTTGTGGACTTTGAAGGATTTTCAAAAATTGTAGATACGATTGCACCTGATGGCATTGAAGTAACCGTGCCTCACGATATGTCTTCAGGAATTGGTATGACGCTTCACAAAGGTACCCAAGTTTTACACGGTGAACAGCTGCTTGGCTACGTACGTTTTCGCCATGATAATATGAGTGACTTTGGACGCGTTCAGCGCCAGCAAGAAGTCGTTTTAAAGCTTAAAGATGAAGTGGCAAGCTTAAACAGCGTGTTTAAAATACCGAAGCTTCTCGGCGTAATGGATCCTTACATCGATACAAATTTAGATACAAAAAGCATGATGCTTTTGGCTAAAGATGCAGTAACAGGAAACATGAAAGATGTTCAAAGCTTGCGATTGCCGTTAGACGGATCGTTTGAAAACAAAACGTATAGCGGTGTTGGTATGGTGCTTGATATTGATTTAGATAAAAATAAAGAAGCACTGCAAGAATTCTTAAATGAAAAATAA
- a CDS encoding LTA synthase family protein encodes MKKLFSKPLFYFFIAVLFMWIKSYMSYKVEFNLDISDSMQKTLLFINPISSTLIFLGLALFAKGKRSIVWTLILSTIMTVILYSNILYYRFFNDFVTLPTLTQTSNVGHLGGSIADLVKAHDILYFVDIILLIALLFVRKIEWPKARLKFRYTFVVLAAGAIAFAINLHYAEKDRPELLTRTFDRNYLVKYLGAYNYTVYDAVQTVKNSKQRAFASSDDLTTVKNFSTSHYAAPNIEYAGKAKGKNIIKIHLESFQSFLINYKLNGQEVTPFLNSLANGNEFMYFDNFFHQTGQGKTADAELMMDTSLYGLPQGSAFSLKGRNTYQAAPAILDQEGGYTSAVLHGDYKTFWNRNEIYKQFGVDKFFDASYYNMTGDNKVNYGLKDKPFFKESMPMLQSLKQPFYAHMITLTNHFPFVLDKGDASIEPANTGDGTVDRYFQTARYLDESLQEFFTELKASGLYDNSVIMIYGDHYGISENHNKAMEKVLGEKITPYKNAQLQRVPFFLHVPGVKGGVNHTYGGEIDVVPTLLHLVGIDSKEYVQFGTDLLSKDHDQVVAFRNGDYVSPKYTSIDGKYYDTNTGERITATDEAKAYKKKVGRELELSDKVLYGDLLRFNKLDDFKPVDPSKYMYGKDQETEK; translated from the coding sequence ATGAAAAAACTATTTTCAAAGCCGTTGTTTTACTTTTTTATAGCGGTTTTATTCATGTGGATCAAGTCTTACATGTCTTACAAAGTGGAGTTCAACTTAGATATAAGTGACTCAATGCAAAAAACGTTATTGTTTATTAATCCAATTAGTTCAACTTTGATCTTTTTAGGGTTAGCATTGTTTGCAAAAGGAAAAAGATCTATCGTTTGGACGCTTATCCTTAGTACAATCATGACGGTCATTTTGTACAGCAATATTTTATATTATCGATTCTTCAATGACTTCGTTACATTGCCTACTTTAACGCAAACAAGCAATGTGGGTCATTTAGGAGGCAGTATCGCTGACTTAGTAAAAGCTCACGATATTCTTTACTTTGTAGATATCATTTTACTGATTGCGCTATTGTTTGTTAGAAAAATCGAATGGCCAAAAGCACGTCTTAAGTTCCGCTATACGTTTGTAGTATTAGCGGCAGGAGCTATCGCTTTTGCAATTAACTTGCACTATGCTGAAAAAGATCGCCCTGAATTACTAACAAGAACATTTGATCGCAACTACTTAGTGAAATATTTAGGAGCATACAACTACACGGTGTATGATGCAGTTCAAACGGTTAAAAACTCAAAGCAGCGAGCATTCGCAAGCAGCGATGACTTAACAACAGTGAAAAACTTCAGTACAAGTCACTATGCAGCTCCAAATATTGAGTATGCGGGTAAAGCAAAAGGAAAAAATATTATTAAAATCCATCTAGAATCATTTCAGTCATTCCTAATTAACTATAAGTTAAACGGGCAAGAAGTAACGCCGTTTTTAAATTCATTAGCAAATGGAAATGAATTTATGTATTTTGATAACTTCTTCCATCAAACAGGACAAGGTAAAACAGCTGATGCAGAGCTTATGATGGATACGTCATTATATGGCTTGCCTCAAGGATCAGCATTTAGCTTAAAAGGCCGCAACACGTATCAAGCAGCACCGGCGATCTTAGATCAAGAAGGCGGCTATACAAGTGCCGTGTTACACGGAGATTATAAAACGTTCTGGAACCGTAATGAAATTTACAAACAGTTCGGTGTGGATAAATTCTTTGATGCAAGTTATTACAATATGACTGGTGATAACAAAGTAAACTATGGATTAAAAGATAAGCCATTCTTCAAAGAATCTATGCCAATGCTACAGTCATTGAAGCAGCCGTTCTATGCGCATATGATTACATTAACAAACCATTTCCCGTTCGTTCTTGATAAAGGCGATGCTAGCATTGAGCCGGCAAACACAGGAGATGGAACAGTAGACCGTTATTTCCAAACGGCTCGTTATTTGGATGAATCACTGCAAGAATTCTTTACAGAGCTAAAAGCGTCAGGCTTATATGACAACTCAGTGATTATGATTTACGGCGACCACTATGGTATTTCTGAAAATCATAACAAAGCGATGGAAAAAGTCCTTGGCGAGAAAATCACACCATATAAAAACGCTCAGCTTCAACGCGTACCGTTCTTCCTTCACGTACCAGGTGTAAAAGGCGGAGTAAACCACACGTACGGCGGTGAAATTGACGTAGTACCTACGCTTCTTCACTTAGTGGGAATTGATAGTAAAGAGTATGTTCAATTCGGTACAGATTTATTATCAAAAGACCATGATCAGGTAGTAGCATTTAGAAATGGTGATTATGTTTCTCCGAAATACACGTCAATTGACGGCAAGTATTACGATACAAACACAGGAGAAAGAATCACAGCAACAGACGAAGCAAAAGCTTATAAAAAGAAAGTTGGAAGAGAACTAGAACTTTCTGATAAAGTGTTATACGGTGATTTATTACGATTTAATAAATTAGATGACTTTAAACCGGTCGATCCTTCAAAATACATGTATGGAAAAGACCAAGAAACAGAAAAGTAA
- a CDS encoding cupin domain-containing protein — translation MKISKQNAEHYVWGGKCDGWHLVKNKDVSIIHERMPPHTKEVRHYHTRAHQFFFVLKGTAALEVDGIIYDIKAHEGVEVLPSILHQMMNRSREEIEFLVISQPFAQGDRVAVCEEAE, via the coding sequence ATGAAAATCAGTAAGCAAAACGCAGAACATTACGTGTGGGGAGGAAAATGCGATGGGTGGCACCTAGTAAAAAATAAAGACGTAAGTATTATTCATGAGCGCATGCCCCCTCATACGAAAGAGGTAAGGCATTACCACACAAGAGCACATCAATTTTTCTTTGTGCTAAAAGGAACAGCTGCTCTAGAAGTAGACGGAATTATTTATGATATAAAAGCACATGAAGGAGTAGAAGTACTTCCGTCCATTCTTCATCAAATGATGAATCGTTCGAGGGAGGAGATTGAGTTTCTTGTTATTTCCCAGCCTTTTGCACAAGGGGACCGCGTAGCTGTTTGTGAAGAGGCAGAATAA
- a CDS encoding DMT family transporter yields the protein MKAGPMVKMMISMSIFGSIGFFSTQTGLPSFDLVFVRCICATLFLGMCWFVTGEYKREKWNVKEIKQVLLCGIFLVFNWVFLFKAFEMMSVTVAISIYHLAPVLVLLLGSFMFKEKLTILGVMSILICFIGTLLIIGVEQLTIEGFMSSGILWALLAALFYACTTLLGKGIIHTSAYAVTFLQTFLGIFLLLPFVYFSDFHFLTTANWTAILVTGFVHTGLVYYLFFDSLRYLKTQVISVLVFLDPAVAILLDTAFTGFRPTLLQLAGIVLIFLGMLFTLKQKPASKKNISNCRVQKST from the coding sequence ATGAAAGCAGGGCCCATGGTGAAAATGATGATTTCAATGAGTATTTTTGGTTCAATTGGCTTTTTCTCCACCCAAACCGGACTGCCTTCCTTTGATTTAGTATTTGTTCGCTGTATTTGTGCAACGCTTTTTCTCGGAATGTGCTGGTTCGTAACGGGTGAGTACAAAAGGGAAAAATGGAATGTCAAAGAAATAAAGCAGGTTTTACTGTGTGGGATCTTTCTTGTGTTTAACTGGGTGTTTCTATTTAAAGCATTTGAAATGATGTCCGTTACGGTTGCCATTTCTATTTATCATCTTGCACCCGTTTTAGTATTGCTTCTGGGGAGTTTTATGTTTAAGGAGAAATTAACGATTCTTGGCGTTATGTCTATCTTAATTTGTTTTATAGGAACACTTCTAATTATTGGGGTGGAGCAACTTACGATTGAGGGCTTCATGTCTTCAGGAATACTTTGGGCGCTTTTAGCCGCTTTGTTTTATGCATGCACGACGCTGCTTGGAAAAGGAATTATTCATACGAGTGCTTATGCTGTTACATTTCTTCAGACTTTTTTAGGAATCTTTCTATTATTGCCGTTTGTGTATTTTAGTGATTTTCATTTCCTAACAACGGCCAATTGGACAGCTATTTTAGTAACGGGCTTTGTACATACTGGTTTAGTGTATTATTTGTTTTTTGACAGCCTGCGCTATTTAAAAACTCAGGTGATTTCGGTTCTGGTGTTTTTAGATCCAGCCGTTGCCATTTTATTAGATACAGCATTCACAGGATTTCGCCCGACGCTTCTTCAGCTTGCAGGCATTGTTTTGATCTTTTTAGGAATGCTTTTTACCTTAAAGCAAAAACCAGCATCTAAAAAAAACATTTCCAATTGTAGGGTTCAAAAAAGTACATAG